In the genome of Streptomyces sp. NBC_00190, one region contains:
- a CDS encoding HD domain-containing protein — MADDLSAVARFLYEAGTLKHTARTGWWMAGVRTPESVAEHSWRTSLIASIIAKLEGADPARAAFLAVWHDTQETRTGDVNHLGKKYATSADPQAVTADQTAGMPEVLASAIQELVAEYEGKDSPEAICARDADKLECMLQGIEYKAQGYEAAQRWIDNSRARLTTESGQRLADELLGQGTLDWLRAAIGEKP, encoded by the coding sequence GTGGCTGACGACCTGTCTGCGGTGGCGCGCTTCCTCTACGAGGCAGGCACGCTCAAGCACACCGCCCGAACGGGCTGGTGGATGGCTGGCGTCAGGACCCCCGAGAGCGTAGCCGAGCACTCGTGGCGCACCTCGCTCATCGCGTCGATCATCGCAAAGCTGGAAGGCGCCGACCCCGCGCGCGCCGCCTTCCTCGCCGTGTGGCACGACACGCAGGAGACCCGCACCGGGGACGTCAACCACCTCGGGAAGAAGTACGCGACGAGCGCCGACCCGCAGGCGGTGACGGCCGACCAGACTGCGGGCATGCCCGAAGTCCTCGCGTCGGCGATCCAGGAGCTGGTCGCCGAGTACGAGGGGAAGGACTCGCCGGAGGCGATCTGCGCGCGCGACGCGGACAAGCTGGAGTGCATGCTCCAGGGCATTGAGTACAAGGCCCAGGGGTACGAGGCTGCGCAGCGATGGATCGACAACAGCCGAGCGCGGCTGACGACGGAGTCTGGCCAGCGGCTCGCCGACGAGCTCCTCGGCCAGGGCACTCTCGACTGGCTGCGTGCGGCCATCGGCGAGAAGCCCTGA
- a CDS encoding alpha/beta hydrolase, producing MDDAEAGRRPGGRSDQEGTCLVTHESALVAGCDPLRDDGLAYHCRLGESGVPSVLDFRNGMFHGFLALAGVLPEARQAMSRLGGAIRSTLTNGKTFGESGGRAG from the coding sequence GTGGACGATGCCGAAGCGGGACGCCGGCCTGGAGGCCGCTCAGATCAAGAAGGAACTTGCCTCGTAACGCACGAAAGCGCCCTCGTCGCCGGGTGCGACCCGCTGAGGGACGACGGGCTGGCGTACCACTGCAGGCTGGGCGAGAGCGGAGTTCCTTCGGTCCTCGACTTCCGGAACGGGATGTTCCACGGCTTCCTGGCGCTGGCCGGGGTGCTGCCGGAGGCTCGACAGGCCATGTCGCGACTGGGCGGAGCCATCCGTTCCACGCTGACGAACGGGAAGACTTTCGGTGAATCAGGGGGTCGCGCAGGATAA
- a CDS encoding DUF6421 family protein has product MTETLVPGVGGAVITAGARVVDHPAWPELKAAVEEIRPWQSADGSIAFGVEGAPAQHTAEAAVGRVIRAVETLSPLLPHATAYHQALVDDLRKWAADGFQVPDFLDSLLAFHPAAERVDGLQHLVVFPMYTQNGNLDRNLEAVVLKMVWPEWLSELERTRYDNPLFLGITFEDFTPGYDTHSAVLFPETIAVRQAPERFTWGGIFCDREAARYRKVTEAAVDILGIELPEDIARMVEDQERCEKAFVLWDMVHDRTHSHGDLPFDPFMIKQRQPFWMYGLEELRCDLTAFKEAVKLESEGNEHGRDVQYAVLFDRMFRFPVSGDRNRNYDGLGGQLLFAYLHKHDVVRWTDNKLKIDWMRAPQVTNQLCGEIEDLYRAGIDRPKLVHWFKAYELVSTYLAPHPGSKWAKGPDALDMTQPPRKLVDDVLPDEFPLSMFYEALAKKLKSVIASTKGITAGNAENADRAAA; this is encoded by the coding sequence ATGACGGAAACTCTTGTGCCGGGTGTCGGCGGTGCCGTGATAACCGCCGGGGCGCGGGTGGTCGACCACCCCGCGTGGCCCGAGCTCAAGGCCGCCGTGGAGGAGATCCGCCCCTGGCAGTCCGCGGACGGGTCCATCGCCTTCGGGGTCGAGGGCGCACCCGCCCAGCACACCGCCGAAGCTGCCGTCGGGCGCGTGATCCGCGCCGTCGAGACGCTGTCCCCGCTGCTCCCGCACGCCACGGCGTACCACCAGGCGCTCGTCGACGACCTGCGCAAGTGGGCCGCCGACGGCTTCCAGGTGCCGGACTTCCTGGACTCCCTGCTGGCCTTCCACCCGGCCGCCGAGCGCGTCGACGGGCTCCAGCACCTGGTCGTCTTCCCGATGTACACGCAGAACGGCAACCTCGACCGCAACCTCGAGGCCGTCGTCCTCAAGATGGTGTGGCCCGAGTGGCTCTCCGAGCTGGAGCGCACCCGGTACGACAACCCGCTGTTCCTCGGCATCACCTTCGAGGACTTCACCCCGGGCTACGACACCCACTCCGCGGTGCTCTTCCCGGAGACCATCGCGGTGCGCCAGGCCCCCGAGCGCTTCACCTGGGGCGGGATCTTCTGCGACCGTGAGGCCGCCCGCTACCGCAAGGTCACCGAGGCCGCCGTCGACATCCTCGGCATCGAGCTGCCCGAGGACATCGCCCGCATGGTCGAGGACCAGGAGCGCTGCGAGAAGGCCTTCGTCCTGTGGGACATGGTCCACGACCGCACCCACAGCCACGGCGACCTGCCGTTCGACCCCTTCATGATCAAGCAGCGCCAGCCGTTCTGGATGTACGGCCTGGAGGAGCTGCGCTGCGACCTCACCGCCTTCAAGGAGGCCGTGAAGCTGGAGTCCGAGGGCAACGAGCACGGCCGCGACGTGCAGTACGCCGTCCTCTTCGACCGGATGTTCCGCTTCCCGGTGTCCGGCGACCGCAACCGCAACTACGACGGCCTCGGCGGCCAGCTGCTCTTCGCGTACCTCCACAAGCACGACGTCGTGCGCTGGACGGACAACAAGCTGAAGATCGACTGGATGCGTGCCCCGCAGGTCACCAACCAGCTGTGCGGCGAGATCGAGGACCTCTACCGGGCCGGCATCGACCGCCCGAAGCTCGTCCACTGGTTCAAGGCCTACGAGCTGGTCTCGACGTACCTCGCCCCGCACCCGGGCTCCAAGTGGGCCAAGGGGCCCGACGCCCTCGACATGACGCAGCCTCCGCGCAAGCTCGTGGACGACGTGCTTCCGGACGAGTTTCCGCTCAGCATGTTCTATGAGGCCCTCGCCAAGAAGCTCAAGAGCGTGATCGCTTCGACCAAGGGCATCACGGCCGGCAACGCGGAGAACGCCGATCGGGCCGCCGCGTGA
- a CDS encoding SDR family oxidoreductase, with translation MNGSGNGNGKLHGAVVAVAGAGGPAGRAALLRLAEAGAVVVASDADPARLAEAVDAARYAHGGATVTGDTVDLLDLDATKAWAERTEKEFGRIDGLVHLVGGWRGSKTFTDVDLADWDFLEKLLIRTVQHTSLAFHDGLLRSDRGRFVLVSQSGAHKPVANNAAYNAGKAAAEAWTLAMADSFRKAGGDEGPAAAAAILVIKALVHDAMRAERPNAKFAGFTDVKELAEAIAGVWERPATDVNGQRLWLTPQP, from the coding sequence ATGAACGGCTCCGGGAACGGCAACGGAAAGCTGCACGGAGCGGTGGTGGCGGTGGCCGGGGCCGGCGGGCCCGCGGGCCGCGCCGCCCTGCTCCGCCTCGCCGAAGCGGGTGCGGTGGTCGTGGCGTCCGACGCCGATCCGGCGCGCCTCGCCGAGGCCGTGGACGCGGCGCGCTACGCCCACGGCGGTGCCACCGTCACCGGTGACACCGTGGACCTGCTCGACCTCGACGCGACCAAGGCGTGGGCCGAGCGGACCGAGAAGGAGTTCGGCCGGATCGACGGTCTCGTCCACCTCGTCGGCGGCTGGCGCGGCAGCAAGACCTTCACCGACGTCGACCTCGCGGACTGGGACTTCCTGGAGAAGCTCCTCATCCGCACGGTCCAGCACACCTCGCTCGCCTTCCACGACGGACTGCTGCGCAGCGACCGCGGACGCTTCGTCCTGGTCAGCCAGTCCGGCGCGCACAAGCCGGTCGCCAACAACGCCGCGTACAACGCGGGCAAGGCGGCCGCCGAGGCCTGGACCCTGGCCATGGCGGACTCCTTCCGCAAGGCGGGGGGTGACGAGGGCCCCGCGGCGGCGGCTGCGATCCTGGTCATCAAGGCACTGGTGCACGACGCGATGCGCGCCGAGCGTCCCAATGCGAAGTTCGCGGGCTTCACCGACGTCAAGGAGCTGGCTGAGGCCATCGCCGGCGTCTGGGAGCGGCCCGCCACCGATGTGAACGGACAGCGTCTGTGGCTCACTCCGCAACCGTGA